Proteins from a genomic interval of Nostoc sp. TCL240-02:
- the malQ gene encoding 4-alpha-glucanotransferase: MPFPRSSGILLHPTSFPSRFGVGDLGLEAYRFIDFLKDTHQQYWQVLPLGPTGYGNSPYMCYSAMAGNPLLISPEKLRDEGLLSEEDFAHLPGFPVEKVDFDQVVPIKIGLLKKACENFRSNATPIQQKEFEGFCDSKAYWLDNYALFMALKDDHNGASWHTWEAEFVKRKPEALAQAEDRLNGDIFYYKFVQFEFFRQWSDLKSYANMRGIDIIGDIPIYVSHDSADVWAHPDIFCLDEETGVAAQMAGVPPDYFSATGQLWGNPVYNWEELQKQDFKWWVQRFEAMLDYVDIIRIDHFRGFEAYWSVPKGEETAMNGKWVEAPGDAFFAVIREKLGKLPVLAEDLGVITPEVEALRDKYEFPGMKVLQFAFGSDPENPFLPFNYPRNAVVYTGTHDNDTTVGWFNSANDNEKHNLWLYLGSISPEGIQWDLIRLALSSIANQAIIPLQDVLGLGNEARMNFPSTAEGNWGWRYQAEALRDELRDRLKVLTRLNGRAPQQN; this comes from the coding sequence ATGCCTTTTCCTAGATCCAGTGGTATTTTGCTGCATCCTACATCCTTTCCCAGTCGATTTGGCGTTGGAGATTTAGGCTTAGAAGCCTATCGCTTTATTGATTTTCTCAAAGATACCCATCAACAATATTGGCAAGTTTTACCCCTAGGCCCCACTGGATACGGTAATTCACCGTATATGTGCTACTCGGCAATGGCAGGAAATCCCCTGCTGATTAGCCCAGAAAAACTGCGAGATGAGGGTTTGCTATCTGAAGAAGACTTTGCTCATTTACCAGGATTTCCGGTAGAAAAGGTAGACTTCGACCAGGTTGTGCCAATTAAGATTGGGCTACTCAAAAAAGCCTGTGAAAACTTTAGATCCAATGCTACGCCTATCCAGCAGAAAGAGTTTGAAGGTTTTTGCGACAGCAAAGCCTACTGGCTAGATAATTACGCCTTATTTATGGCGCTGAAAGATGACCATAATGGTGCAAGCTGGCATACATGGGAAGCAGAATTCGTCAAGCGTAAACCCGAAGCATTAGCTCAAGCAGAGGATCGGCTCAACGGAGATATTTTTTATTACAAGTTCGTCCAATTTGAGTTTTTCCGGCAGTGGTCAGACCTGAAAAGCTACGCCAACATGCGCGGTATTGACATTATTGGTGATATCCCTATTTACGTATCTCACGATAGTGCTGACGTGTGGGCACATCCCGACATCTTTTGCTTAGACGAAGAGACTGGAGTTGCTGCTCAAATGGCAGGAGTCCCACCAGATTACTTTAGCGCCACCGGTCAATTGTGGGGCAACCCAGTTTATAACTGGGAGGAATTGCAAAAACAAGACTTTAAATGGTGGGTGCAACGCTTTGAAGCAATGCTAGATTATGTTGATATAATTCGCATTGACCACTTCCGAGGCTTTGAGGCATATTGGTCAGTACCCAAAGGCGAAGAAACTGCCATGAATGGTAAATGGGTGGAAGCACCTGGAGACGCTTTTTTTGCAGTGATTAGGGAGAAGTTGGGCAAGCTACCCGTCTTGGCAGAAGATTTGGGAGTAATTACACCAGAGGTAGAAGCGCTCCGAGACAAGTATGAATTTCCGGGAATGAAGGTTTTACAGTTTGCCTTTGGTTCCGATCCGGAAAATCCATTCTTACCATTCAATTACCCGCGAAATGCTGTAGTTTATACCGGCACTCACGATAATGACACAACTGTAGGCTGGTTCAATTCAGCTAATGACAACGAAAAGCATAACTTATGGCTTTATTTAGGTTCTATTAGTCCTGAAGGCATCCAATGGGATTTAATTCGCCTAGCTTTGAGTTCTATAGCTAATCAAGCGATTATTCCTTTGCAAGATGTTTTGGGATTAGGAAACGAAGCGCGGATGAATTTTCCTAGTACTGCTGAGGGTAACTGGGGGTGGCGCTATCAAGCAGAAGCGTTGAGAGATGAATTACGCGATCGCTTAAAAGTTCTTACCAGACTTAATGGACGCGCCCCACAACAAAATTAA
- a CDS encoding NUDIX hydrolase, which produces MTYRNPAPTVDIIIELVDRPHRPIVLIERHNLPLGWAIPGGFVDYGEAVEVAARREAEEETGLQVELVEQLLVYSDPNRDPRQHTISIVFLATATGEPKAGDDAKGVGIFEYWCVPGNLCFDHDRILRDYWRYRHYGIRPRLG; this is translated from the coding sequence ATGACTTACCGAAATCCTGCACCGACAGTTGATATCATCATTGAACTAGTAGATCGACCTCATCGGCCAATAGTGTTAATTGAAAGACATAATCTACCTTTAGGTTGGGCTATTCCTGGTGGGTTTGTAGATTATGGGGAAGCCGTGGAAGTGGCGGCCCGTCGAGAAGCTGAGGAAGAAACGGGTTTACAGGTGGAATTAGTTGAACAATTACTGGTGTATTCTGACCCCAATCGCGATCCGCGTCAGCATACGATTAGCATTGTGTTTTTGGCGACAGCTACGGGGGAACCCAAGGCTGGGGATGATGCCAAGGGTGTAGGAATTTTTGAGTATTGGTGTGTGCCTGGTAATTTATGTTTTGACCACGATCGCATTCTGCGCGATTATTGGCGGTATCGGCATTATGGGATACGTCCGAGGTTGGGATAA
- a CDS encoding Rid family detoxifying hydrolase, producing the protein MDAEELLEKYAAGGRQFTKNRQGIDLKGANLSDIDLSKANWNGADLSDANLTMAKLNSTSLSKASLTNANLSGIEGSSINLSWADLNGADLSWSTLSSANLNYANLEQGNLTNVDLSSATMIYANLDIANLCGANLSSADLTAASLAEANLSKANLTKADLGEAYLIGANLTLANLTEAILQSAKLQRNIFHRAYLHKVDLSGMNLAGIDFTAASLQSTNLKKVFLQGANLEKANMRWANLIQANLDGANLRRADLTGADIYGATFKDADLTGAIMPDGEVYKPIAAEAEIGKQETSLKKVISMTRKVINTDNAPAPVGPYNQAIAASGQFLFIAGQVAIDPRLGDVVYTDDVKKQTEQVLANLEAILTAAGATFQDVVKTTVFLADMNDFAAVNAIYAKYFPENTAPARACVQVSRLPKDVLVEIDAIAVING; encoded by the coding sequence ATGGACGCTGAAGAACTGTTAGAAAAATACGCAGCAGGAGGGCGGCAGTTTACTAAAAATCGCCAAGGCATAGACCTTAAAGGTGCAAACCTAAGTGATATAGATCTATCTAAGGCAAATTGGAATGGAGCAGATTTGAGTGACGCAAACCTGACTATGGCGAAACTTAATAGCACTAGCCTCAGTAAAGCATCTTTAACAAATGCAAATTTGAGTGGGATAGAGGGTTCTTCAATCAATCTTAGTTGGGCAGACCTTAATGGTGCTGACTTAAGTTGGTCAACTTTGAGTAGCGCAAATTTGAATTATGCAAACTTAGAACAGGGCAACCTGACAAATGTAGACCTAAGTAGTGCAACAATGATTTATGCAAACTTAGATATAGCAAATTTATGTGGAGCAAATCTTAGTAGTGCAGACCTGACTGCGGCTTCCTTAGCTGAAGCTAATCTCAGTAAAGCTAATTTAACTAAGGCAGACTTGGGTGAGGCGTACTTAATTGGAGCAAACTTAACTTTGGCAAACCTAACTGAGGCAATATTGCAAAGTGCCAAACTTCAAAGAAATATATTTCATAGAGCATATTTGCACAAAGTTGATCTCTCAGGCATGAATTTGGCTGGTATAGATTTTACAGCAGCATCTCTTCAAAGTACAAACCTTAAAAAAGTATTTCTCCAAGGAGCGAATTTAGAAAAAGCCAATATGCGATGGGCAAATTTAATCCAGGCAAATTTAGATGGAGCAAATTTGAGAAGGGCTGATTTAACTGGAGCAGATATCTATGGGGCAACTTTTAAAGATGCAGACCTGACTGGTGCGATAATGCCAGATGGAGAAGTCTATAAACCGATCGCAGCTGAAGCAGAAATCGGTAAACAGGAAACATCGTTAAAGAAAGTAATATCTATGACCCGTAAAGTAATTAATACTGATAACGCACCCGCACCAGTGGGCCCTTATAATCAAGCGATCGCAGCTTCAGGTCAATTTCTATTTATCGCTGGACAAGTTGCCATCGATCCCCGCCTTGGTGATGTCGTCTACACTGATGATGTCAAAAAGCAAACTGAGCAAGTATTAGCTAATCTTGAAGCCATCCTCACGGCCGCCGGGGCGACTTTTCAAGACGTGGTGAAGACCACTGTATTTTTAGCTGATATGAATGATTTCGCGGCGGTGAATGCCATTTATGCTAAATATTTCCCGGAAAATACTGCCCCAGCGCGGGCTTGTGTGCAGGTATCGCGTTTACCTAAAGATGTGTTGGTAGAAATTGATGCGATCGCTGTAATTAACGGTTAG
- a CDS encoding phosphate/phosphite/phosphonate ABC transporter substrate-binding protein translates to MSVKKKSLLGAGAAFAVLTGLVVSTVGAMQATIANPTANQQTPRLLAQGLKTLTIVFPSRADSTDLQNKANAVGAFLSKELGIPVVAQVGDDTAAVEALRANRADVAFLSSRPALKAKQLANASLYLAEVRSTYSGRYTYSSTFVVPKNSPLKTQNSTKATLEQLRGKRIAFTSPTSGSGFIIPVAELVKQKFVPNRDRLDDFFGQVSYGGNYSKALQAVVRGQADVAVVSEYALNPPYITAQEKNQLRVLHKITGVPAHGIAIDNDVPAPTREKIINALLKLNQSQNNKLLSDLYNSTELVRVDHDRHLATIREALQIAGIEP, encoded by the coding sequence ATGAGTGTGAAGAAAAAGAGCTTATTGGGCGCTGGCGCGGCATTTGCAGTGCTTACAGGTCTAGTAGTCAGCACAGTAGGGGCTATGCAGGCAACGATCGCCAACCCCACTGCTAATCAACAAACACCACGCTTACTTGCCCAAGGGTTGAAGACTTTAACGATAGTTTTTCCCAGTCGTGCTGATTCTACAGACTTGCAAAATAAGGCAAATGCAGTAGGAGCTTTTTTATCGAAAGAGTTAGGAATTCCAGTCGTCGCCCAAGTTGGTGATGATACAGCTGCTGTGGAAGCTTTGAGAGCAAATCGGGCTGATGTCGCTTTTTTAAGTAGCCGTCCAGCTTTGAAAGCAAAACAATTAGCAAATGCCAGCTTGTATCTAGCCGAAGTTCGTTCCACTTATTCTGGCAGATATACTTATAGCTCAACATTTGTTGTCCCCAAGAATAGTCCCCTCAAAACTCAAAATTCAACTAAAGCCACTTTAGAACAACTACGGGGCAAAAGAATTGCTTTTACTTCCCCTACTTCTGGCTCTGGGTTTATTATCCCTGTCGCTGAGTTGGTCAAACAGAAATTTGTACCCAACCGCGATCGCTTAGATGATTTCTTTGGTCAAGTTTCTTACGGCGGCAATTACAGCAAAGCCTTGCAAGCAGTTGTGCGTGGTCAAGCTGATGTGGCTGTTGTGTCAGAATATGCCCTGAATCCACCTTATATCACCGCCCAAGAGAAGAATCAGTTACGGGTTCTGCACAAAATTACTGGTGTACCTGCCCACGGTATTGCCATTGATAATGATGTTCCAGCCCCAACACGGGAAAAAATCATCAACGCTTTACTGAAATTAAATCAGTCGCAAAATAATAAGTTGTTAAGCGACTTGTATAATTCCACAGAATTAGTCCGAGTTGACCACGATCGTCACCTAGCAACTATCCGTGAGGCTCTACAAATCGCTGGCATTGAACCATAA
- a CDS encoding phosphonate ABC transporter ATP-binding protein produces MNDYVIECHNLETAYAPSLNRPILNGINCQIKRGEFVVLLGLNGAGKSTLLRSLVGLVPSARGELLVNNVEMNSRTLPKIRRDIGMLFQGGGLIRQLSALENVLSGCLGKRTTWQTLLGFSKRDRILALELLEQLGLGELAFQKTSQLSGGQQQRVAIARTLIQSPQILLVDEPITGLDVVASQQVMQTLSQLHTQQGMTIVAVLHDLGIAEKYAQKAIVLDAGRVVYQGFCDNLQAQFAKVSA; encoded by the coding sequence ATGAATGATTATGTTATTGAGTGTCATAACCTAGAGACAGCTTATGCTCCTTCTCTCAATCGTCCTATTCTCAATGGGATTAATTGCCAGATTAAACGCGGTGAATTTGTCGTTTTGCTGGGGCTAAATGGTGCTGGTAAGTCTACCTTACTGCGATCGCTAGTTGGATTAGTGCCATCAGCCAGAGGAGAATTGCTCGTCAATAATGTTGAGATGAATTCCCGAACGCTGCCAAAAATTCGGCGCGATATTGGGATGTTATTTCAAGGTGGCGGATTGATTCGGCAGTTATCAGCACTGGAAAATGTCTTGTCCGGATGCCTTGGTAAAAGAACAACTTGGCAAACATTGTTGGGATTTTCCAAACGCGATCGCATTTTGGCTCTAGAGTTACTAGAACAGTTAGGACTCGGAGAGTTAGCTTTTCAAAAAACCAGTCAATTAAGTGGGGGACAGCAACAACGAGTAGCCATCGCTCGGACTTTAATTCAATCACCGCAAATTCTTTTAGTCGATGAACCCATCACTGGGTTAGATGTTGTAGCATCCCAACAAGTTATGCAAACTCTATCCCAATTGCACACTCAGCAAGGTATGACTATTGTTGCAGTTTTGCACGATTTGGGAATCGCAGAAAAATACGCCCAAAAAGCGATCGTCTTAGATGCTGGACGCGTCGTTTATCAAGGATTTTGTGACAACTTACAAGCTCAATTTGCTAAAGTTTCCGCTTGA
- the phnE gene encoding phosphonate ABC transporter, permease protein PhnE yields the protein MSSFFKLKRLRFYPWLSSLLISLIVVVVYGWALRGLKLDFELLSSSWPYITDFITRLFPPDWKVLDIAVKALIETVQMSLWGTTIGAILSVPIAIASASNIAPGWLRSLANLLQNTVRSVPSIILGLIFVAATGLGAPAGTLALGIYTIGYLAKFYQQAIEAVDPRSLESLQVIGASKLQIAQYGILPQVLPLGLGYTFWMFEYNIRAASVLGVVGAGGIGFQLKSYIDGFEYTKATTMMLVLLVVVTVIDAFSSQLRHRLDSM from the coding sequence ATGAGTTCCTTTTTTAAATTAAAACGCTTACGCTTCTACCCTTGGCTGAGTTCTCTACTCATCTCATTAATTGTTGTGGTAGTTTATGGTTGGGCTTTGCGAGGACTCAAACTCGATTTTGAACTGCTAAGTTCTAGCTGGCCATACATCACCGATTTTATTACCCGGTTATTTCCTCCCGATTGGAAAGTTTTAGATATTGCAGTTAAAGCACTAATTGAAACTGTACAAATGTCTTTATGGGGAACTACCATTGGAGCCATTCTTTCTGTACCGATTGCTATAGCTAGCGCCAGCAATATTGCGCCTGGGTGGTTGCGATCGCTAGCTAATTTGTTACAAAATACTGTACGTTCCGTCCCTTCAATTATTTTGGGGCTAATTTTTGTTGCCGCCACTGGGTTAGGCGCACCAGCAGGAACTTTAGCTTTGGGAATCTACACCATCGGCTACCTTGCCAAATTTTATCAACAGGCAATTGAAGCGGTTGATCCGCGTTCTCTTGAATCCCTGCAAGTTATCGGAGCCTCCAAGCTACAGATTGCTCAATACGGCATTCTTCCTCAAGTGCTACCTTTGGGATTGGGTTACACCTTTTGGATGTTTGAGTACAATATCCGTGCTGCTTCTGTCTTGGGTGTAGTTGGTGCAGGTGGTATTGGCTTTCAATTAAAAAGTTACATCGACGGGTTTGAGTACACCAAAGCAACAACCATGATGCTGGTGCTTTTGGTAGTCGTCACAGTGATTGATGCTTTTAGTAGCCAACTACGTCATCGGCTCGATTCTATGTAG